From a region of the Aliidongia dinghuensis genome:
- a CDS encoding TRAP transporter substrate-binding protein → MNSFLSRRAFVAASAVAVAAPAIIGRAQAATTLKISTSYPNDPKFSTARIWYDLFVPRLQAATGGAVTTQFFPDNQLGQEADVANQVKLGVVDAMLVGASIWTNLVPEFGVFDLGFLFQDYDHLLRATATPAGAGLQQLLVEKAGTHFPAWGRNIGARNFITKFAFNEPADLAGHKIRCLPSPMVTETVRLMGAAATPMAFGEIYTGLQAGVIDGMEHDAPTILSAKFYETAKIFTYTRHIHTPFGAFVSDRTLKRLPTDQRDGLLRAVREATDDWFKRAATAENDAVEELKTKGVAVHDCDRAAFRERVQPLWDKFAETTPGAKPMIDAVRATEKA, encoded by the coding sequence ATGAACAGCTTTCTGTCTCGCCGCGCCTTCGTTGCCGCCTCCGCCGTTGCCGTCGCGGCGCCCGCCATCATCGGCCGCGCCCAGGCTGCGACCACGCTCAAGATCTCGACCTCCTACCCGAACGATCCGAAGTTCTCGACGGCGCGCATCTGGTACGACCTGTTCGTCCCGCGCCTCCAGGCGGCCACGGGCGGCGCCGTCACCACACAGTTCTTCCCCGACAACCAGCTGGGCCAGGAGGCGGACGTCGCCAACCAGGTCAAGCTCGGCGTGGTCGACGCCATGCTGGTCGGCGCCTCGATCTGGACCAACCTTGTCCCGGAATTCGGCGTGTTCGACCTGGGCTTCCTGTTCCAGGACTACGATCACCTGCTGCGCGCCACCGCCACGCCAGCCGGTGCCGGGCTGCAGCAGCTGCTGGTGGAAAAGGCCGGCACGCATTTCCCCGCCTGGGGCCGCAACATCGGCGCGCGCAATTTCATCACCAAGTTCGCCTTCAACGAGCCGGCGGATCTGGCGGGACACAAGATCCGCTGCCTGCCGAGTCCCATGGTGACCGAGACTGTTCGACTCATGGGCGCCGCAGCCACGCCGATGGCGTTCGGCGAGATCTATACCGGTCTGCAGGCGGGCGTGATCGACGGCATGGAGCACGACGCGCCCACCATCCTGTCCGCCAAGTTCTATGAGACGGCGAAGATCTTCACCTATACCCGCCACATCCACACCCCGTTCGGCGCCTTCGTCAGCGATCGTACGTTGAAGCGCCTGCCGACAGACCAGCGGGACGGATTGCTGCGCGCGGTCCGCGAGGCCACCGACGACTGGTTCAAGCGGGCGGCGACTGCGGAGAACGATGCCGTGGAAGAGCTCAAGACCAAGGGCGTCGCAGTTCATGATTGCGACCGGGCCGCCTTCCGGGAGCGTGTGCAACCGCTGTGGGACAAGTTCGCCGAGACCACGCCCGGTGCCAAGCCGATGATCGACGCGGTCCGCGCCACCGAGAAGGCTTGA
- a CDS encoding SDR family oxidoreductase yields the protein MKGQLFDLTGRTALVTGSSRGLGRAMAEGLAEAGAAVVLNGADAGRLREAAAEMRTAGRTVHEACFDVTDEAAVIAAFEALDAQGIAVDILVNNAGIQFRRPMVELDTADWRRVIETNLTSAFVIGREAARRMIPRGRGKIINIGSLTSDAARATVAPYTVAKGGIKMLTRAMTAEWAPHGIQANAIGPGYMLTDMNQALVDDPKFNAWVTGRTPSRRWGRPEELIGTAVFLASAASDYVNGQIIYVDGGMLAVL from the coding sequence ATGAAAGGCCAGCTCTTCGATCTCACAGGGCGGACCGCCCTCGTCACCGGCTCGTCGCGCGGCCTCGGCCGCGCCATGGCGGAGGGTCTGGCCGAGGCCGGCGCCGCCGTGGTGCTGAACGGCGCCGATGCCGGGCGCCTGCGTGAAGCCGCGGCCGAGATGCGCACGGCCGGCCGCACGGTCCACGAGGCTTGCTTCGACGTGACCGACGAAGCGGCGGTCATTGCCGCGTTCGAAGCACTCGACGCGCAGGGCATCGCGGTCGACATCCTGGTCAACAACGCGGGCATCCAGTTCCGCCGGCCGATGGTCGAGCTCGACACGGCCGACTGGCGCCGCGTGATCGAGACCAACTTGACGAGCGCCTTCGTCATCGGGCGCGAGGCGGCCCGGCGCATGATCCCGCGCGGCCGAGGCAAGATCATCAATATCGGCTCGCTCACCAGCGACGCGGCGCGCGCGACCGTCGCGCCCTACACGGTCGCCAAAGGCGGCATCAAGATGCTGACGCGTGCCATGACCGCCGAATGGGCCCCGCACGGCATCCAGGCCAACGCGATCGGCCCGGGCTACATGCTGACCGACATGAACCAGGCGCTTGTCGACGACCCCAAGTTCAACGCCTGGGTCACGGGCCGCACGCCATCGCGGCGCTGGGGGAGACCTGAGGAACTCATCGGCACCGCCGTGTTCCTCGCCTCGGCCGCATCGGACTATGTGAACGGCCAGATCATCTACGTCGACGGCGGCATGCTCGCCGTGCTCTGA
- a CDS encoding mandelate racemase/muconate lactonizing enzyme family protein, with the protein MKITAIETLRTEEFANVLWVRVHTDGGVIGLGETFYGAGAVEAHIHDTLAGRLIGRNALHIEAIHRDMLNLPMAQSSTGVEYRAASAIDIALWDAFGKLCNQPVHQMLGGLCRPKQRVYNTCAGYAYVRSTNIKPVSNWNRKESAAAGPYEDLNGFMTRADAVAESLLESGITAMKIWPFDPAAMENDGLYITPDQLKAALEPFEKIRRAVGDKMEIMVEFHSLWNLPMAKKLAKILEQYNPTWYEDPIRMNSPQALAEYARSTSVWTCASETLGSRFPYKDMLDRDAMHVVMADLCWTGGLTEGRKIASMADTYHRPFAPHDCIGPVGFIAGIHASFSQPNTLIQESVRAFYTGWYKELVTILPVIQDGYVLPMEGPGLGTELLSAVFERPDLIVRRSEA; encoded by the coding sequence ATGAAGATCACCGCTATCGAGACGCTGCGGACCGAGGAGTTCGCCAATGTGCTCTGGGTCCGCGTCCATACGGACGGCGGCGTGATCGGGCTCGGCGAGACCTTCTACGGCGCCGGCGCCGTCGAGGCGCATATCCACGACACGCTGGCCGGCCGCCTCATCGGCCGCAACGCGCTCCATATCGAAGCGATCCATCGCGACATGCTGAACCTGCCGATGGCGCAGTCGAGCACGGGCGTCGAGTATCGCGCGGCATCCGCGATCGACATCGCGCTTTGGGACGCGTTCGGCAAGCTGTGCAACCAGCCGGTCCACCAGATGCTGGGCGGGCTCTGCCGGCCGAAGCAGCGGGTCTACAACACCTGCGCCGGCTACGCCTATGTTCGCTCGACCAACATCAAGCCGGTGTCGAACTGGAACCGGAAAGAGAGCGCTGCGGCCGGTCCCTATGAAGACCTGAACGGCTTCATGACGCGAGCCGACGCGGTCGCCGAGAGCCTGCTCGAATCCGGCATCACCGCCATGAAGATCTGGCCGTTCGATCCGGCGGCCATGGAAAACGACGGCCTCTACATCACGCCGGACCAGCTCAAGGCGGCGCTCGAGCCGTTCGAGAAGATCCGCCGCGCCGTCGGCGACAAGATGGAGATCATGGTCGAGTTCCACTCGCTCTGGAACCTGCCCATGGCGAAGAAGCTGGCCAAGATCCTCGAGCAGTACAATCCGACCTGGTACGAGGATCCGATCCGCATGAACTCGCCGCAGGCGCTGGCCGAATACGCGCGCTCGACCAGCGTGTGGACCTGCGCCAGCGAGACGCTCGGCAGCCGCTTCCCCTACAAGGACATGCTGGACCGCGATGCCATGCATGTGGTGATGGCCGACCTGTGCTGGACCGGCGGCCTGACCGAAGGCCGCAAGATCGCCTCCATGGCCGACACCTATCACCGGCCGTTCGCGCCGCATGACTGCATCGGCCCGGTGGGCTTCATCGCCGGCATCCACGCCTCGTTCAGCCAGCCCAACACGCTCATCCAGGAGAGCGTGCGCGCCTTCTATACCGGCTGGTACAAGGAGCTCGTCACCATCCTGCCGGTCATCCAGGACGGCTATGTCCTGCCGATGGAGGGCCCGGGCCTCGGCACCGAGCTGCTGTCGGCCGTGTTCGAGCGGCCGGACCTCATCGTCCGCCGGTCGGAGGCGTGA
- a CDS encoding TetR/AcrR family transcriptional regulator, which yields MTKLVRQPQERSRQTRDLLIEATLDCLQEFGFHGASLSRILERAGVSKGTWAHHFATRNELIAAAAEIMITDTRRAADEFAASERQQDPVLIEKIWQKFYQSRYRDVLFELTVACRTEADLHRRLEPVFAGLVGGIRAAWGGDGDGEAQNLSANIAMMTVYMLRGMAVQDMLASDPVGGAALRRLWSDLMRPFMTAPMPHEAEAAVELMKD from the coding sequence GTGACCAAACTCGTTCGCCAACCGCAAGAGAGAAGCCGCCAGACGCGCGATCTGCTGATCGAGGCCACGCTCGACTGCCTGCAGGAGTTCGGCTTCCACGGGGCGAGCCTGTCGCGGATCCTCGAGCGTGCCGGCGTGTCCAAGGGCACCTGGGCGCATCATTTCGCGACCCGGAACGAGCTCATCGCGGCGGCGGCCGAGATCATGATCACCGACACGCGCCGGGCGGCCGACGAGTTCGCGGCGTCCGAACGCCAGCAGGACCCGGTGCTGATCGAGAAGATCTGGCAGAAATTCTACCAGAGCCGCTATCGCGACGTGCTGTTCGAGCTGACCGTCGCGTGCCGGACCGAGGCAGACCTGCATCGGCGGCTCGAGCCGGTGTTTGCCGGCTTGGTCGGCGGCATCCGGGCGGCCTGGGGAGGTGACGGCGACGGCGAGGCGCAGAACCTCTCGGCCAATATCGCGATGATGACGGTCTACATGCTCCGCGGCATGGCGGTGCAGGACATGCTGGCGAGCGATCCGGTCGGCGGCGCCGCGCTCAGGCGGCTTTGGTCCGATCTGATGCGGCCGTTCATGACGGCGCCGATGCCGCACGAGGCCGAGGCGGCGGTGGAGCTGATGAAGGACTAG
- a CDS encoding DUF1302 domain-containing protein yields the protein MGRRQQDLAVRGLVWGVSAVALLGASGLAHAEDFTLGDWQGSLDTTVSIGVLNRVQGRNPDLIGRANGGRGPSTNQDNGDLNYGTGPVSAPLRATEELKLDRNDLGFFARATEFVDFVNYDAHNTDFMPLSHEAVNQAGFGGRLLDAYGYGHFDVFDHRFDARIGRMALNWGESTFIPGGINAFNPFDVTALRSPGSELREAILPIPVTDFSTSITKDLSIEAYYQWQWQKTDIDPNGTYFSTNDLASPGSNYVTLNGDTFADRRFAPDQPLIPGFVNIPGNLVTPRSLDHEPSNWNQYGAALRYTASWLNATEFGAYYVQAASNLPVLSYQSGSQAASLAGIGKGLSQVIGGIGKALATDPALVGPIFANANTIVGTYGLQSAGEAANYYVSYPQTIKTSAVSFSTQIGDWSFQGEYSYKRDVPLQINFADVIQAGLAPTFVDLGKASGSAATLNAILAGLNTNTLIRRAGGITAANYTKFYNYNWQGYEKHDVQQLQMTATKVMGPHIGADQLVFIGEVGADYVPSLESHEDLPFNGPNTPVSGNPFYPNTAPSDVQHGGFPTKFSWGYRLRLQADYLAAIGPVNLRPEISFAHDINGISPGPGPGNFIAGRKAVELGLQATYQNRWAAEISYTNYFGGKGQDLLTDRDFVALNVKYSF from the coding sequence ATGGGAAGACGTCAACAGGATTTGGCGGTCCGCGGCTTGGTGTGGGGCGTGAGCGCCGTGGCTCTCCTCGGCGCCTCAGGTCTGGCGCACGCAGAGGATTTCACGCTTGGCGACTGGCAAGGCAGCTTGGACACGACGGTTTCGATCGGCGTGCTCAATCGGGTGCAGGGCCGCAACCCGGACCTGATCGGCCGGGCCAACGGCGGCCGAGGACCCAGCACGAACCAGGACAACGGCGACCTCAACTACGGCACGGGACCGGTGTCGGCGCCGCTCCGCGCGACCGAGGAATTGAAGCTCGACCGGAACGACTTGGGATTCTTCGCCCGGGCGACCGAGTTCGTCGACTTTGTCAACTACGACGCGCACAACACCGATTTCATGCCGCTGTCGCATGAGGCGGTGAACCAGGCCGGCTTCGGCGGCCGGCTGCTCGACGCTTATGGCTACGGCCATTTCGACGTGTTCGACCACCGGTTCGACGCCCGCATCGGCCGCATGGCGCTGAACTGGGGCGAGAGCACGTTCATTCCCGGCGGCATCAACGCGTTCAATCCGTTCGATGTGACTGCGCTGCGCTCGCCGGGCTCCGAGCTGCGCGAGGCGATCCTGCCGATCCCGGTCACGGATTTCTCGACCAGTATCACCAAGGACCTGTCGATCGAGGCGTATTACCAGTGGCAGTGGCAGAAGACCGACATCGATCCGAACGGAACCTATTTCTCGACCAACGACCTTGCGTCGCCCGGCAGCAACTATGTGACCTTGAACGGCGACACTTTCGCCGACCGGCGGTTCGCGCCCGACCAGCCGCTCATCCCGGGCTTCGTCAATATCCCGGGCAATCTGGTGACGCCGCGCAGCCTCGATCACGAGCCCAGCAACTGGAACCAGTATGGCGCTGCGCTGCGCTACACGGCGTCCTGGCTCAATGCGACGGAGTTCGGCGCCTACTACGTCCAGGCCGCTAGCAACCTGCCGGTGCTGAGCTACCAGTCCGGCAGCCAGGCCGCGAGCCTCGCCGGCATCGGCAAGGGGCTGTCCCAGGTCATAGGCGGTATCGGCAAGGCGCTCGCGACGGATCCGGCGCTGGTCGGGCCGATCTTCGCCAATGCCAACACCATCGTCGGCACATACGGCCTGCAGAGCGCCGGCGAGGCGGCGAACTACTACGTGAGCTACCCGCAGACCATCAAGACCTCGGCGGTCAGCTTCAGCACCCAGATCGGCGACTGGTCGTTCCAGGGCGAATATTCCTACAAGCGCGACGTGCCGCTGCAGATCAACTTCGCCGATGTCATCCAGGCGGGCCTGGCGCCGACCTTTGTCGATCTGGGCAAGGCCTCGGGTTCGGCTGCGACGCTGAACGCGATCCTGGCCGGGCTCAACACCAATACGCTCATCCGGCGCGCGGGCGGCATCACGGCCGCGAACTACACCAAGTTCTATAACTACAACTGGCAGGGCTACGAGAAGCACGACGTCCAGCAGCTGCAGATGACGGCCACCAAGGTCATGGGGCCGCATATCGGCGCCGATCAGCTGGTGTTCATAGGCGAGGTGGGCGCCGACTACGTGCCGAGCCTCGAAAGCCACGAGGACCTGCCGTTCAACGGACCGAACACGCCGGTGAGCGGCAATCCGTTCTATCCGAATACGGCGCCAAGCGACGTCCAGCACGGCGGCTTTCCGACCAAGTTCTCCTGGGGCTATCGCCTGCGCCTGCAGGCGGACTATCTGGCCGCGATCGGCCCGGTCAACCTGAGGCCGGAGATTTCCTTCGCCCACGACATCAATGGCATCTCGCCGGGGCCGGGACCCGGCAACTTCATCGCCGGCCGCAAGGCAGTCGAGCTTGGCCTGCAGGCGACCTATCAGAACCGCTGGGCGGCCGAGATCTCCTACACGAACTACTTCGGCGGCAAAGGCCAGGATCTGTTGACCGACCGCGACTTCGTGGCGCTCAACGTCAAATATTCGTTCTAA